One Streptomyces dangxiongensis genomic window, GCGCCGGCGTCGAACCCGAGCGGAACCTGATCGGCAACGCCCTGCTCCTGCTGCTGGCACCCGGCGCGGGCGGCGACGGCTCCGGCATGCTGATCGAGGAGGCGATCGATCACGTGCTGTGGAACCAGACGCCCATCGCCAACTACGCCACCCACTACCCGGTGCAGGACGTGGACCTCGGGGGAGTGGTGGCCGAGGCCAACACACCGGTCGTCATCAGTTTCGCCGCCGCCAACAGCGACCCCGCGCTGGCCGACGCCCGCCGGACGCACAGCAAGGGCGCCCACCTGGCGTGGGGAGCCGGTCCGCACGCGTGCCCGGCCAAGGACCCGGCGCAGGTCATCGCCGTCACCGCGATCGAGAAGATCCTCAACGCCCTGCCCGACCTCACCCTGGCCGTCCACGAGAAGGACCTCCAGTGGCGGCCGGGACCGTTCCACCGGGCGCTGGTCGCACTGCCCGTGGCCTTCAGCCCGACCCCGGCGACCCGGACGGCCTCCGCCCTCCGCAGCCGTACCGCCCCCGCCGCGGCCGAGCAACCGGTCCCCACGACCGCGCCTGCCACCGTCCGCCCGGAACCGGCGAAGAAGAAGGGTTTCTGGAGCAGCTTCCTGGACACCTTCCGGGTCTGATGTGCCGTATGTGACAGGAGCAACACGCACAGGCGCATGACCGAGGTGAGAGGAGGGGTAGGTTCCGGCGGTAACGGTAGCGCCCAGCCATCAGAGGAGCTTCGCGTGACCGCCGTCGGCGTCATACGCGGTACCACCACGGACCGCCGAGCCGTCATTCCCCTCCTCCGACGCCTGCGTTCGGCCGAAGGACAGGCCGACCCCCTCCCCGTCTGGCAGGAGTTGCGCGCACTGGGCGATGTGGTGCCCGCTCCCTGGGGCGGGTACTTCGTCACCGGGTTCGACGCCTGCAGCCAGGTCCTGCGGGGCAGGGACTGGCTCGCACCGGACTTCGCCTGGCAGGAGCGCCAAGCGGACACGGCACGCTGGCGGGACCCGTCGACGCGGGAGATGACGAGGACGCTGTCCCGGCTCAACGCCCCCGCGCACACCGTCCAGCGCCGCGCCCTGGGCAATCTCTTCGACCGCGGCACCCTGGAGGCCCTGCGGCCCCGGATCACCGCCCACGTCACCCGGCTCCTGGACCGCCTCGACGCCCGACTGCGCGCCCACGGCGAGGCCGACTTCGCCACCACGGTGAGCGACCGGCTCCCGATCCGCACCGTCGGCCAGTGGCTCGGCATCCCGGCCGGGCACTACCCACGCATCCTGGACTTCACCCACCGGCAGGTCCACGCCCAGGAACTCCTCCCCACCAAGAGCGAACTGGCGATCTCGGCGCGGGCCACCCGGGAGATGCGGGCCTACTTCACCGCCCTCCTCGCCCACCGGCGCGCCCACCCCGGCGACGACGTCCTGAGCGGCTGGATCCGCTACTGGGACGCCCAGTACCCCGCCGACCGCACGACCGCCGACCAGACGCTGTACGACCTGACGATGTTCATCACCATCGCCTCCCTGGAGACCACCGCGACCCTGCTGAGCAACGCGGTGTGGTTCCTCACCCAGGACCCCGCACGGGCCGACCGGCTGCGCCGGCACCCCGAACACGTCGACGACGCCATCGAGGAGTCGTTGCGCTACGACCCGCCGATCCACCTCAACTCCCGTGTCGCCGCCGCCGACACGGTCCTCGCCGGCGTGCCCGTCGCCAAGGACGCCACCGTCCACGTCCTCTACGGCGCCGCCAACCACGACCCGCGCCGCAACGAGAACCCGCACGTGTTCGACATGCTCCGCAGGGGCGGCCACCTCACCTTCGGCGGCGGGGCCCACTACTGCCTCGGCTCGGGACTGGCCCGCCTGGAGGCCCGGATCCTGCTCACCGAGCTGCTGGAACGATTCCCCACCCTGCGGCCGGCCGCAGGACCGACCTACGCGAACCGGATGGTCTTCCGGCGCGTGACCTCCCTGAAAGTGACGACATGACCGCCCTCCCCCTCACGGCCTTCCCGGCCGGCCCCGTACGGCAGACCCTGCGGACCCGCCGCGAGGGCGCCGTCCTCACCGTCGAGCTGAACACCCCGGCGGAGGGCAACACCGTCACCGACGCCCTGCTGGACGACCTTCTGGCGGTCCTCCAGGACCAGGACCCGGCGGTCCGGGTACTCGTGCTCGCCGGCAGCGGGGACGACTTCTGTCTGGGCGGGGACCGCGGCGAGTTCGGCCGGCACCTCGCCCACGACCCCACGGGCAGCGGCATCCGCCTGTCGGGGGCCAAGGCGCGGCGCGTCTGCGACGCCCTGACCGGGAACCCGGCCGTCACCATCGCCCGCGTCCAGGGCAAGGCCGTCGGAGCGGGCCTCGCCCTCGCGCTCGCCTGTGACCTGCGCGTCGGGTCCGAGGACGCGACCTTCCGGCTGCCCGAACTCGCCCTGGGGCTGCCCACCGCCTGGGGTGGTCTCCTGCCCCGCCTCATCAGCGAGGTCGGTGCCGCCCGCGTCCGCGAACTCGTCCTGACCGGCCGGGCCTTCACCGCGGCGGAAGCCCTGTCCCTGTCCGTCCTGCAGAAGGTCGTGCCCGCCCACGAGCTGGACGCGGCCGTCGACGCGTGGGCCGGGCCCGTCGTCCGCCGCCCCCCGGCGGCACTGCGCGTCACCAAGGCCCTGCTCAACTCGCTGTCCGCCGGCTCGCGCCTGGCCGACACCTCCGCGCTGGACGCGGAACTGATGGCAGCGGTCGTGGCCGAGGTGCACCACTCCCGCGGCATCGTCTGATCACCGGCCCGCCCGGTGCCTGCCCGGGGAGGTCATCACGCGGACGGCACGCCCCGGGCCGCCCCCGGCCCGGCGTGAGGACGCGGCGGGACAGTGCCGTCCCGTCGGCGGCGGACACCGCCTCCAGGGGGCCAGCCCAGGGCCTGTCGTGAGCGCCCCGACGGCTCCTCAGATGTCCCCGTCGCCTACACCGGGCTCGCCCGCCACCACCACACGCAGGTGCTCGGAGATCTCCGCGCGCGCCTGCGCGGCCAAGCCCCCGTCGGTCACCAGCGTGTCCACCTGCGCCAGCGTGGCGAAGGAACTCAGGCCCACCGTGCCCCACTTGGTGTGGTCGGCGACCACCACGACCCGGCGCGCGGAATGCACCAGCCGCCGGTTGGTCTCGGCCTCCGCGAGGTTCGGCGTGGACAGCCCGGCCTCCATCGATATGCCGTGCACACCGAGGAACAGCAGGTCGAAGTGGAGGGTGGCGATCGCCTGGTCGGCCACCGGCCCCACCAGCGAGTCCGACGGCGTGCGCACCCCGCCGGTCAGCACCACCGTCGCCGCCCCCTGCCGCTGCCCCGAGGTGCGCTGAGCCGCGTGGAAGACGTCCGCGACCCGCAGTGAGTTCGTCACCACGGTCAGGTCGGGCACCTCCAGCAGATGCTGGGCGAGCGCGTACGTCGTCGTGCCACCCGACAGGGCGATCGCCGCACCCGGCGCGACCAGCCCGGCGGCGGCACGCGCGATGTCCTCCTTGGCGGTCAGCTCCAGCCCCGACTTCGCCTCGAACCCCGGCTCGTGGGTGCTCGCCTCGACCACCGGCACGGCACCGCCGTGCACCTTCTCCAGCATCCCCTGCCGGGCGAGCGTGTCCAGGTCGCGGCGCACGGTCATGTCCGACACACCCAGCTTGCGGGTCAGTTCGTTGACCCGCACACCGCCCCGGCGGCGGACCTCGTCCAGGATCAGGGCGCGGCGCTGCTCCGCGAGGAGGTTCTGATTCTCACTCACGTACGCTCCGCTCCTTTCACCGCCACCCGTCCGACGCCTTCGGCACACCGGCTCCGACCTGGAAACTCCCTCGGTCCGGCAGTACGCGGGCGTTCCATCCTTTCACGGGACGGCACCGGTCGCGCCACCACCTGCCGGCCGCGACCCGCCCCCGGGGCGGGCGCACGGCCCGCCCGTCGCCCCCGGATCGGGGAGATTCCGTGAGGAGTGGGACACGACGCCGCCGGACCGGGATCCTGGACCGTGCACGGCACAGACGTCAGGGCGTCACGGGGGAAGTGCGAGAACAGTGGAACGTGCGCAGGAACGCCCAGCGGAGCGGCACGCGGACCGGCCCGCCGAGCCGGGCCGGGACCTGGAACTGCTCGTGCACGGGGTCGGCGGTGCCACGCCCGAGAAGATGCTCGGCGACCCGCGCACGGTCCGGGTCACCGGCGACGACACGGCCGCCGTCTTCCGGCGCGCCGAGGACATGGAAACCGCAGGTCAGGACGCGGAAACCGTAGGTCAGGACGCGGAAGCCGGCGGTCGGGGCGCGCGGGCCGCCGGGCGCGGGACCCGGAGCGGTCCGGTGCGGGAGGCGTACGTCTGGTGCAACCTGACCTCCGGCGACGGCAGCCGCGCCCTGTGGCTGTTGCTGCTGCCGTTCATGGTCGTCAACCTCGCCCACTGGATGCGCCCCGCCGCGCCCGGCCGGCAGCGCACCGTCCGGCTCTACGGCCTCCTCGTGCGCCTGGCCGCCCTCACCCTGACGGCGCTCCTGATCGGCGCCGCCTGCGAGGTCGCCCTGGACCTGGTGGCCTGGCAGTGCGCGGGCGTCCCCGGCTGCGTCCGCCGCCACTCCTGGCTGGGCTTCCTGGCCCCCGCCGCCGACGGAGCACCGGCCGGGTCCGGTGGCTGGTGGAGCGAGCCCGGCCGTCGGCTCGCCCTCGCCGCGACGCTGCCGGCCGCGCTGACCGGCCTGCTCTGGTACCTCGCACACCGCACCTGGAGCGCCTACGAGTCCCACCGCCCGCTGTCCCGCGCCCCCGAGCCGGACACCGACGGCAGCGCGCTGGCCCGGCCCGGCTTCTGGTACGGACGCCGCCTGGTGGCCCGGCTGCGCGCGGCCCACACGGCGGTCGGCCTGCTGACGGTGGCCGCCGCCGTCGCCGTCCCGGCGGCCCGCTTCGACCACCACCCCGACGGCCCCGCCGCCCTGGACGTCCTCGGCCGGCTGCTCATCGCCGCGCTCCTCGTCTGCGCGGGCGTGGCCGTGGGCGTCGTCTGCCGCCGGGGCCGCAGCGAGAACCGCCTCGACCAGGGCCTCGACCGGCACCTCGTGCGCCGGCTGCCGCTCGGCGCGCTGGGCCTGCTGCTGCTCACCCTGCTCTACGCCGGCTGGTCCCGGCCCGGCTGGCAGTCCACCGGACGGCTGCCCGGGGACCCGGCCTTCGGCGCCCTCACGACCACCCAGGGCCTGCTCGTCGTCGCGCTCGGCGCCGTGGCCCGGGACCTGTACCGCCGCTGCCCCGACCCCCGTGCCGGGATGCGGGGCCTCGGCGGCCCCGCGGTCGCGCTGCTCGCCTGCGCACTGGGCGGCGTGATCTCCGGCGGGGTCGCCCAGCGCGTCGCCGACTGGCTGGACGGCACCCGCGCCCTGCTCGCCGGACCGCCCGTCCTGCTCACCTGGCAGGCGTCCGCCATCCCGCCGCTCCTCGCCGTCCTGCTGCTCCTCGCCGCCCGGCTCGCCCTGGACACCGCCCGGCTCGCCCGCGCCGAACGCGACCGGGTCCGCCGTGAGCACCCCGGCGAACCCGAGGACCCGTCCCGCACCCGCGCCGTCGCGCACGCCCGGGCCATGGCCACGCTCACCGACCGGGCGCCCCTCGTCCTCGCCGTGCTCACCGCCGCCACCCTCCTGCTGGGCAGCGCGTCCCTGGCCGGAGCCCTGGCCACCGGGAAGACGCCCGACGGCGCCGCCCGCCACACCCAGCACGTCGTCCGGGCCGTGGCCGAGACCTCGCAAGCGCTGGGCTCCTGGCTGGTGGGGTTCGGCTTCCTGCTGTTCGTCACCTGGGGCCGGCGCGCCTACAAGGACGCCTCCGCCCGGCGGACCATCGGCATCCTCTGGGACGTGGGCACCTTCTGGCCGCGCGCCGCCCACCCCTTCGCGCCGCCCTGCTACGCCGAGCGCGCGGTGCCGGACCTGACCTGGCGCATGGCGACCTGGACGCGGCACACCGGCGGCCGGCTCGTCCTGTCCGGCCACTCCCAGGGCAGCGTCCTCGCCGCCGCCGCGGCCTGGCAACTGCCGCCGTCCGCACGCGGGCGGGTCGCCCTGCTCACCTACGGCTCCCCGCTGGAACGCCTCTACGGCCGCTGGTTCCCGGCCCACTTCGGCCCACCGGCGCTCGCCGCCCTGCACCACGACATCGCCTGCTGGCGCAATCTCCACCGCCCCACCGACCCCATCGGCGGCCCCGTCCGCGTCTCCGACGGCACCACCCCCGAGGTCGACCACGAACCCTTACGGGACCCCCTCGCCTACGGCCGTACCCCCGAGCACCCTCTCCCGGCCCCGATCCTCGGCCACTCCGACTACCAGGCGGACCCCGCCTTCGCCCGCGAACGGGCCCAGCTCCTCAGCCGCCTGCGCCCGGAGCTGCCAGGACAACGCCCCCACCCGGGACCGGGCGGACGAGTCCACGGCTAGACCCCGCCCAGCGCCGCACCCGCGCCCCCGGAGCAGAGACCCGGCCGAGCCGCTCACGGCAGGTCCGGCAGGTCCTCCCCGAACAGCAGCGTCAGATCGTCGGTGGTCGGGTCGGCGAGCTGGGCGACCCGGCTCGCATGCCGCTCCACCATCGCCTCGAACGTCTGCCGGGCGGTACGGCCGTTGCCGAACGCGGGCCCCTTCGGAATCGCGGTGAAGTACTTCAGCAGGGCCTCGCAGGCACCCGGGGCCAGCCGGTACTCGTGCTCGTCCGCCTGCTGCTCAACGATCCGCAGCAGCTCCTCGGGGCCGTAGTCGCCGAAGGTGATGGTGCGGGAGAAGCGGGAAGCCACACCGGGGTTGACGGAGAGGAAGCGCTCCATCTCCGCGGTGTACCCAGCGACGATCACCACCACCGCGTCCCGCTGGTCCTCCATCAGCTTCACCAGCGTGTCGATGGCCTCCTTGCCGAAGTCCCGCCCGGCGTCCTGCGGGGACAGCGCGTACGCCTCGTCGATGAACAGCACCCCGCCGCGCGCCCGCTGGAACGCCTCCTGGGTGCGGATCGCCGTGGAACCGATGTGCTCCCCGACCAGGTCGACCCGGGACACCTCGACCAGATGGCCCTTCTCCAGCACACCGAGGGAGGCGAGGATCTCGCCGTAGAGCCGGGCGACGGTCGTCTTGCCGGTACCGGGGGAGCCCGTGAAGACCAGGTGGCGCTTGACGGAAGCCGCCTTCAGACCGGCCCGCTGCCGGCGCCGGCCCACCTCGATCATGTCGGTCAGCGCGCGCACCTCGCGCTTGACGCTCTCCAGACCCACCAGCGCGTCGAGTTCCCCGAGCACGTCCTTCGACGAACGCTGCGGCGGCTCAGGCTCCGGTTGCCCGACGGCGACGGGCGGCTCCCGCTCCGCGGTCTGCTGCCCGGGGATCGCGCCCAGCAGACCGGTGCCCTGCGGCACCGTCTGCCCGGCCGCCTCACGGGGCGCGGGCGGCCGTGGGCCCCCGCTCTCGTCGCTGGTGCAGTCCTCCACCACCGGTCCCGTGCCGGGCCCCGCGTCCGGGCCGCCGTCGGCGAACTCGTACCCACCGCGGGCGCACCGTTCCGTACGGCATCTGCGCAGCGTCGTACGGCAGCCGTCGAGCACATGGAAGCCGTACCCGCCGCTGCCGCTGACCCGGCAGTTCAGGAAGTTGCCCCGGCCGCCCGCGGACACGTAGAAACCGGCCTCCGAGGGGGAGCCGACCGTGCAGCGCTCGATGGTCGGGTCCGCGCCCTTGGTGACGATCACACCCGTCTGGGTGCCGTCCAGGCTGCAGTTGTTGAGCGTGCCGCCGCTGCCGTGGTCGCGGAACCAGGCACCGGTGGCCGCGTCCCGGATCCGGCAGTCGTCCAGTTGCGCGGTCGCCCCGTCGCTCACCGAGACGGCCGTGTTGCGCACCTGGGACAGGTCGCTGTCCACGACGTCCGCGCGGGAACCGCGGTCCAGCACGAACAGCGCGTCCGGCACGTCGTGCACCCGGCAGGAGTCGAGGACGGCGGTGGCGCCGTCGCTCACCCACACCGCCGGGTAGTCACCGGTGCTGTCGAAGATCTCGCACTGGTTGGCGTCCACCCGGGTCCCGGGATCCCACACCGACAGGCCGTTGCGCCCGAACTGACGGACCGTCGTCCTGGTCAGGGTGAGCACCGAGCGGGAGCGCAGGTCGACCGCGTTCTCCGGGATGTCGTGGATGCGGCAGTCGGCGAGCGTGAGCACCGCGTCCGTGTCCAGGGTGATGCCGTCGCCGGTGGTGCGGTGCACATCGCAGTCGGTCAGGTGCGCGGTGGCCCGCTCGGTGACCTGCACCCCGGAGCCGCGCACCTCGTAGACCTCGCAACCCACCGCCTCCAGCGCGGAGTTCTCGCCGGTCACGGTCAGACCGGTGCCGGAGGCGTGGTGCACGCGGCAGCGCTCCAGCCGCGGATGCGCTCCGCCGCGGACCGCCACGCCCGCCTGTCCTGCCGCGACGACCTCGCACTCCTCGAACACGCCGCTGCCGCCGTCGAGCACGGTGATACCGATGCCGGCCGGGTTGTCGACGGTGCAGCGGCGCACGGTCGGGCGGGCACCGCCGCGCACCTCGATGCCGGCGGCCGACCGGGTGACGACGCGCACGTCCATCAGCTCGGGCGTGCCCTCCTCGACCAGCACCGCGGGCGCCGCCGCGTCCTGGCCCTCCACGTGCAGGTCCTGCACCACGGCCGAGGCCCGCACGGTGAGCGGCACCCCGTCCACCGGCGCGAGCCGCACCGAACCGGAGGACCCCTCGGGCCCACGGAGCGTCACCGCCCGCTCGATGACGAGGTTCTCCCGGTACGTGCCGGGAGCGACGGTGAGGACGTCGCCGTCGGCGGCGGCCTCCAGGGCGGCGGCGAGCGACGCGTACTCACCCGTGCGGCGCCGCCACCGCGAAGTACCGGTGTGCGTCACCTGGACCGTGCCCTGTGCCATGGCGTTGCCGTGCCCCCACCTCGTCGTACTGATGCTCACCGCCCGCCGGGGCGCTGCCGCGGACGCCGGGACCGCGACCCCGCCCGGCCCTCGGGCCGGAGTGCGGTCGACTCCCGGGAACCTGCGCGCCCCGGGGGTTCACGCATCCGCGGGTCGTCGCCGAAAGTGCTTCGGCCGGTCCACCGTAGCGTGTGCGTGCACGCCGGGTTGACCAGAGCCGGAAGGCCGTCAGCTACCCGTGCCCGCCTTGCCCCAGTCCGGACCCGCCCGGTCCCAGGCCTGGTCCCAGAGTGCGTACCGCCGGCGGACCATGCGCCAGACGGTCAGGCGCCGGCCGGTCTCGACCAGGACCGCGATCACCAGGGCCGCGCCGAACCCGGCGAGTGCGGCGTGCGCCGTCGCCGTGGCGGCATCCAGCGGGCGGGTCGTTATTCGGCCGTGCGGGTCGGACCAGAGCCTGAAGCGGTCGCCGCGGCCGGGTGACTCCAGGTCCACGAGGACCTGCCCCCGCCGCCGGGTGCCGTCCGGCGCGCGCCAGTACGCGAGGACGCGGCTGCGGGCGTCGCGCGCGGTGGTGGTGTCGGGATCGGCCTCCGGCGGAGCCCCGCCCAGGTCCCGTACCACCGTGGCGGTGACGAGATGACGCGCGTGCCGCTGCTGCCGCACGGACCGCTGGAGCGAGTCCTGGGCGGCGGCGCCGACCAG contains:
- a CDS encoding cytochrome P450 encodes the protein MTAVGVIRGTTTDRRAVIPLLRRLRSAEGQADPLPVWQELRALGDVVPAPWGGYFVTGFDACSQVLRGRDWLAPDFAWQERQADTARWRDPSTREMTRTLSRLNAPAHTVQRRALGNLFDRGTLEALRPRITAHVTRLLDRLDARLRAHGEADFATTVSDRLPIRTVGQWLGIPAGHYPRILDFTHRQVHAQELLPTKSELAISARATREMRAYFTALLAHRRAHPGDDVLSGWIRYWDAQYPADRTTADQTLYDLTMFITIASLETTATLLSNAVWFLTQDPARADRLRRHPEHVDDAIEESLRYDPPIHLNSRVAAADTVLAGVPVAKDATVHVLYGAANHDPRRNENPHVFDMLRRGGHLTFGGGAHYCLGSGLARLEARILLTELLERFPTLRPAAGPTYANRMVFRRVTSLKVTT
- a CDS encoding enoyl-CoA hydratase/isomerase family protein encodes the protein MTALPLTAFPAGPVRQTLRTRREGAVLTVELNTPAEGNTVTDALLDDLLAVLQDQDPAVRVLVLAGSGDDFCLGGDRGEFGRHLAHDPTGSGIRLSGAKARRVCDALTGNPAVTIARVQGKAVGAGLALALACDLRVGSEDATFRLPELALGLPTAWGGLLPRLISEVGAARVRELVLTGRAFTAAEALSLSVLQKVVPAHELDAAVDAWAGPVVRRPPAALRVTKALLNSLSAGSRLADTSALDAELMAAVVAEVHHSRGIV
- a CDS encoding DeoR/GlpR family DNA-binding transcription regulator, coding for MSENQNLLAEQRRALILDEVRRRGGVRVNELTRKLGVSDMTVRRDLDTLARQGMLEKVHGGAVPVVEASTHEPGFEAKSGLELTAKEDIARAAAGLVAPGAAIALSGGTTTYALAQHLLEVPDLTVVTNSLRVADVFHAAQRTSGQRQGAATVVLTGGVRTPSDSLVGPVADQAIATLHFDLLFLGVHGISMEAGLSTPNLAEAETNRRLVHSARRVVVVADHTKWGTVGLSSFATLAQVDTLVTDGGLAAQARAEISEHLRVVVAGEPGVGDGDI
- a CDS encoding right-handed parallel beta-helix repeat-containing protein yields the protein MAQGTVQVTHTGTSRWRRRTGEYASLAAALEAAADGDVLTVAPGTYRENLVIERAVTLRGPEGSSGSVRLAPVDGVPLTVRASAVVQDLHVEGQDAAAPAVLVEEGTPELMDVRVVTRSAAGIEVRGGARPTVRRCTVDNPAGIGITVLDGGSGVFEECEVVAAGQAGVAVRGGAHPRLERCRVHHASGTGLTVTGENSALEAVGCEVYEVRGSGVQVTERATAHLTDCDVHRTTGDGITLDTDAVLTLADCRIHDIPENAVDLRSRSVLTLTRTTVRQFGRNGLSVWDPGTRVDANQCEIFDSTGDYPAVWVSDGATAVLDSCRVHDVPDALFVLDRGSRADVVDSDLSQVRNTAVSVSDGATAQLDDCRIRDAATGAWFRDHGSGGTLNNCSLDGTQTGVIVTKGADPTIERCTVGSPSEAGFYVSAGGRGNFLNCRVSGSGGYGFHVLDGCRTTLRRCRTERCARGGYEFADGGPDAGPGTGPVVEDCTSDESGGPRPPAPREAAGQTVPQGTGLLGAIPGQQTAEREPPVAVGQPEPEPPQRSSKDVLGELDALVGLESVKREVRALTDMIEVGRRRQRAGLKAASVKRHLVFTGSPGTGKTTVARLYGEILASLGVLEKGHLVEVSRVDLVGEHIGSTAIRTQEAFQRARGGVLFIDEAYALSPQDAGRDFGKEAIDTLVKLMEDQRDAVVVIVAGYTAEMERFLSVNPGVASRFSRTITFGDYGPEELLRIVEQQADEHEYRLAPGACEALLKYFTAIPKGPAFGNGRTARQTFEAMVERHASRVAQLADPTTDDLTLLFGEDLPDLP
- a CDS encoding Rv1733c family protein, which translates into the protein MRALSGLWRWRRNPLRRATDLAEAWVALVALLLIAVAAPLTGCLVGAAAQDSLQRSVRQQRHARHLVTATVVRDLGGAPPEADPDTTTARDARSRVLAYWRAPDGTRRRGQVLVDLESPGRGDRFRLWSDPHGRITTRPLDAATATAHAALAGFGAALVIAVLVETGRRLTVWRMVRRRYALWDQAWDRAGPDWGKAGTGS